A DNA window from Akkermansiaceae bacterium contains the following coding sequences:
- a CDS encoding protein phosphatase 2C domain-containing protein gives MPCQDAYGTWSASLAGTPCHILAVSDGHGSDEYHHSQFGSFLAIRAAYEEFVQFFQWYALLKTGPAVPEGLQPAGLERDFKAVFARRVVRRWRDNVKAFSKDVLRCDTDSGDSGDNVFRPFGCTLLAAMLTRDRAFLLQIGDGGIFLRREDGEVVSLADDDDEPGEATDSLASGDPEKVAIASVVSLDDVSAVMLATDGLTKSFTKADTESVPKGIQKTMSWLVDRVVKDKLDVEGHIFEGFLDNCSKGGTGDDVTVTLAFSRAKLLAGERKPPEPPIERDGSEATTGSAASKGGQPSLRDDDSAGSSGPTRDAEMPPTSKSCESGDEVDSDSSSGEHLPKSAGEVF, from the coding sequence ATGCCTTGTCAGGATGCTTATGGAACTTGGTCTGCCTCTCTTGCCGGAACGCCGTGCCATATACTGGCGGTCTCGGACGGGCATGGCTCTGACGAGTATCACCATAGCCAATTCGGATCGTTTCTTGCTATTCGGGCGGCCTACGAGGAATTCGTCCAGTTCTTCCAGTGGTATGCTTTGCTGAAGACGGGGCCAGCTGTGCCTGAAGGCCTCCAACCCGCCGGACTTGAACGCGATTTCAAGGCGGTATTCGCACGCCGCGTCGTTCGTCGCTGGCGGGACAATGTGAAGGCATTTTCGAAAGACGTCCTCAGGTGCGACACCGACTCAGGAGATTCGGGTGACAACGTATTCCGGCCGTTCGGCTGCACTTTGTTGGCCGCGATGCTGACCAGAGACCGCGCCTTCTTGCTCCAGATTGGTGACGGAGGCATTTTTCTGCGAAGAGAAGACGGAGAGGTCGTCTCGCTCGCTGATGACGATGACGAACCGGGTGAGGCAACCGATTCTCTAGCATCGGGAGACCCCGAGAAGGTCGCGATCGCCTCAGTCGTCTCATTGGACGACGTGTCTGCGGTAATGCTTGCGACAGATGGCCTGACAAAGTCCTTTACGAAAGCGGATACCGAGAGTGTTCCGAAAGGAATCCAGAAAACCATGAGCTGGCTTGTTGATCGAGTGGTCAAAGACAAGCTCGATGTCGAGGGCCACATCTTTGAAGGTTTCCTCGACAATTGCTCCAAGGGCGGGACGGGGGATGACGTGACCGTGACCCTCGCCTTCTCAAGGGCGAAACTGTTGGCGGGTGAACGCAAACCGCCGGAACCGCCAATCGAGCGTGACGGTTCCGAAGCAACGACCGGTTCTGCCGCGAGCAAGGGAGGCCAGCCCTCACTTCGGGACGATGACTCTGCGGGGAGTTCTGGCCCGACCCGGGATGCGGAGATGCCTCCCACGTCCAAGTCGTGCGAAAGCGGTGACGAGGTGGATTCTGATAGTAGTTCCGGGGAGCATCTGCCGAAGTCGGCCGGAGAGGTCTTTTAG
- a CDS encoding tetratricopeptide repeat protein — MTIAEAIRTILHQEGQAILRDANRFRALIRDYCFDAPKGELHITCVLLSENHVERLRVSPGSATEHERIKRLLYNDFGFDKGIVSLAIANWVCVLMPTAHPATGLGSADPEKVERLGVSLSSQGKHDEAEGLLRQGLSLHPSNARLHAALAAVFRAQGRVREALVEIRCARQLDPADIDFVVCEGELSLQQRTNRNNQMS, encoded by the coding sequence ATGACGATAGCGGAGGCAATTCGGACAATTTTACATCAGGAGGGGCAGGCGATCCTCAGAGACGCCAACCGGTTTCGTGCGCTGATCCGCGACTATTGTTTCGATGCTCCCAAGGGGGAGCTCCACATCACCTGTGTGCTGCTTAGTGAGAATCACGTCGAACGACTACGGGTGTCTCCCGGGTCAGCCACCGAGCACGAGAGGATCAAACGATTGCTCTACAACGACTTTGGCTTCGACAAGGGGATTGTGTCGCTCGCCATTGCCAATTGGGTTTGTGTCCTGATGCCGACCGCGCACCCGGCGACCGGTCTGGGAAGTGCCGACCCGGAGAAGGTGGAGCGCCTCGGGGTCTCACTGAGTTCCCAAGGAAAGCACGATGAGGCCGAGGGCCTGCTAAGGCAAGGATTGTCACTTCACCCATCAAACGCGCGATTGCATGCCGCGCTGGCAGCCGTCTTTCGAGCTCAAGGGCGTGTCCGGGAGGCTCTTGTCGAGATTAGGTGCGCCAGGCAGCTGGACCCGGCGGACATCGACTTTGTGGTTTGTGAGGGAGAGTTATCTTTGCAACAAAGAACAAATCGTAACAATCAAATGTCATGA
- a CDS encoding AAA family ATPase — protein MQQQLIPYLRAGYAGLAVITAEEARAEAEIAATCAKLGRNLSAWSSSEGLVDTNERRAQPCADPLEALQLIEPKFAGESPRHVVVMRDLQLHLEQTDPMLVRRLKDLLRLAKANGHALILLGCRLRLPAELDHEITRIDFALPGPSELEKVLNGIVESAKLANPEEDERETILHAALGLTTIEAENVFALSVVETGKLDPEVISREKARTLKRNGLVEVIETKPSLDAIGGLDHLKQWLETRKLAFSTEAKEFGLPAPKGLLIVGIPGTGKSLTAKATATAFGIPLLRLDMGKVFGGIIGQSEANLRSVIQTAEAIAPCVLWIDEIEKGFSGTKSSGSTDGGTTARVFGSFLSWMQEKEKPVFVVATANDVTKLPPEFVRKGRFDEMFFVDIPTAVERGMIWQVVVKKHWRKPTDFDTVELARVTEQFTGAEIEAVFVEAMFAAFSENRTPKLRDVARAALDTRPIIHQMDTEIARLRDWARGRAREAGGDDPVPKKRSRRRFEDN, from the coding sequence ATGCAACAACAACTCATTCCCTACCTGCGGGCCGGTTACGCCGGGCTCGCCGTCATCACCGCCGAGGAAGCGCGGGCGGAGGCGGAAATCGCCGCCACTTGTGCCAAGCTCGGACGCAACCTCTCCGCCTGGTCCTCCTCCGAGGGGCTGGTGGATACCAACGAACGTCGGGCACAACCCTGCGCCGATCCGCTGGAAGCCCTCCAGTTGATCGAGCCGAAGTTCGCCGGTGAATCCCCGCGCCATGTCGTCGTGATGCGGGACCTCCAGCTTCATCTGGAACAGACCGATCCGATGTTGGTCCGCCGGCTGAAGGATCTGCTTCGACTCGCCAAGGCCAACGGCCATGCGCTCATCCTGCTCGGCTGCCGCCTGCGGCTTCCCGCTGAACTGGACCATGAAATCACCCGGATCGACTTCGCACTGCCGGGACCTTCCGAACTCGAAAAGGTTCTCAATGGCATCGTCGAATCGGCCAAGCTCGCCAACCCGGAAGAGGATGAACGCGAAACGATCCTCCATGCCGCGCTCGGCCTCACTACCATCGAGGCGGAGAATGTCTTCGCATTGTCTGTCGTCGAGACCGGCAAGCTCGATCCCGAAGTCATTTCCCGCGAGAAGGCCCGCACGCTCAAGCGTAATGGACTTGTCGAAGTCATCGAAACCAAACCCTCGCTCGATGCCATCGGCGGGCTGGACCATCTGAAACAGTGGCTCGAAACGCGGAAACTCGCGTTCAGCACCGAGGCGAAGGAGTTCGGTCTTCCGGCACCGAAGGGCCTGCTCATCGTCGGCATCCCCGGTACCGGCAAGAGCCTGACGGCGAAGGCGACCGCCACAGCGTTCGGCATTCCGTTGCTCCGGCTCGACATGGGCAAAGTCTTTGGCGGGATCATCGGCCAGAGCGAGGCGAATCTCCGTTCCGTGATCCAGACTGCGGAAGCCATCGCTCCCTGTGTGCTGTGGATCGACGAGATCGAAAAGGGATTCTCCGGCACCAAGAGCAGCGGCAGCACCGATGGCGGCACCACCGCCCGGGTGTTCGGCAGCTTCCTTTCATGGATGCAGGAGAAGGAAAAACCGGTGTTCGTGGTCGCTACCGCCAACGACGTGACAAAACTCCCTCCGGAGTTCGTCCGTAAGGGCCGCTTCGATGAGATGTTCTTCGTGGACATCCCGACCGCGGTTGAACGCGGAATGATCTGGCAGGTCGTCGTGAAGAAGCATTGGCGCAAGCCGACCGATTTCGACACCGTTGAGCTCGCCCGGGTGACCGAACAGTTCACAGGGGCCGAGATCGAAGCGGTTTTCGTCGAGGCGATGTTCGCAGCCTTCTCTGAAAATCGGACACCCAAGCTGCGCGATGTGGCGCGGGCCGCCCTCGATACCCGTCCGATCATCCACCAGATGGATACCGAGATCGCCCGTCTCCGCGACTGGGCGAGAGGACGGGCGCGGGAAGCCGGCGGCGATGATCCCGTTCCGAAGAAACGGTCCCGCCGCCGCTTCGAAGACAACTGA
- a CDS encoding DUF5131 family protein — protein sequence MSEKTSIQWCDSTVNPIMGCGGCELFPAPGVILDDLDSVAAAAGLNIESKVLFKELVHEQFAKGAVRAEVKKAVNTTNIWHLRNLFVERVRIVAKKEFDQNIAGDVAATMSAIIRKHITCYAAVLHLNRGASILDAERSPKKGYAPIFENVTGFTDRCVEAAGWKDLLGSTHPDEPWKDGFARMIFVSDMGDSLSRRSDFGFLKREVIGAMKSEKGSSHLWLWLTKRPGSMAALAAEIGGLPSNACAMTTVTGGDPERLKRIDELRSVEASVKGLSIEPLWERIPPEKLDLTGIDWVIVGGESGSGNLTRPFALEWAEELRDHCREKGVAFFLKQLGRNPTRAGQPIKLKDPHGGDWREWEKGLQVREFPSYFHEFRKVEGPVTPFMRPIHKVSPRQERVSGNPAFNLLTKEEKTEFRRLDKIVRKGVAAVFEMGQALSQIKEGQLWRGGYSTWQEYCGSVVGHSRSYVHRIIDAARIAGMVGDVTLPDGNKMSPLSEAQVRPLNRIKKDPERTREAWRKAVRSAGGQPTADQVEAAVVEVLPRESPQEQERSRGERRKCVVNELEEALADASPEVRELLSRLKGLL from the coding sequence ATGTCCGAAAAAACATCCATCCAGTGGTGCGATTCCACCGTCAACCCGATCATGGGGTGCGGAGGTTGTGAGCTGTTTCCGGCCCCGGGAGTTATTCTCGATGATCTCGATTCGGTTGCCGCCGCGGCAGGCTTGAATATTGAAAGTAAAGTTCTCTTCAAGGAATTGGTGCATGAACAGTTCGCAAAGGGGGCGGTTCGAGCGGAGGTGAAGAAAGCGGTGAACACCACCAATATCTGGCATCTGAGGAACCTGTTTGTCGAAAGGGTTCGGATTGTTGCCAAAAAGGAGTTCGACCAGAACATCGCGGGCGATGTCGCCGCGACGATGTCGGCTATCATTCGGAAACATATCACTTGTTACGCCGCGGTCCTGCACCTGAACCGGGGAGCGAGCATCCTGGATGCCGAACGTTCGCCCAAGAAGGGTTATGCGCCCATCTTTGAAAATGTCACCGGGTTCACTGATCGCTGTGTGGAAGCAGCGGGATGGAAGGATTTGCTTGGATCCACCCATCCCGACGAACCGTGGAAGGACGGATTTGCCCGGATGATCTTCGTGAGCGACATGGGTGACTCACTGAGCCGCCGTAGCGATTTCGGCTTCCTCAAGCGTGAAGTCATCGGGGCGATGAAATCTGAGAAGGGAAGCAGTCACCTGTGGTTATGGCTGACCAAGCGCCCGGGTTCCATGGCGGCACTGGCAGCGGAAATCGGAGGGCTCCCATCAAACGCCTGTGCGATGACCACCGTTACGGGGGGCGACCCTGAAAGGTTGAAGCGGATCGATGAACTGCGTTCGGTTGAAGCGTCAGTGAAAGGTTTGTCCATCGAACCTCTATGGGAACGCATTCCCCCTGAGAAACTCGATTTGACCGGGATTGACTGGGTGATTGTCGGCGGGGAATCCGGTTCGGGTAATCTCACCCGACCCTTTGCCTTGGAATGGGCGGAGGAGCTGCGGGATCATTGCCGGGAGAAAGGGGTAGCATTTTTCCTCAAGCAACTCGGACGAAATCCTACCCGTGCCGGCCAGCCGATCAAACTCAAGGATCCTCATGGTGGAGATTGGCGTGAGTGGGAAAAAGGGCTGCAGGTACGGGAGTTTCCGTCATACTTCCACGAATTCCGGAAGGTTGAAGGACCAGTAACCCCATTTATGAGGCCGATCCACAAGGTCTCCCCTCGCCAGGAAAGGGTATCCGGTAATCCCGCCTTTAATCTGCTTACGAAGGAGGAAAAGACCGAGTTCCGCCGGTTGGATAAAATCGTCCGCAAAGGGGTGGCGGCCGTATTCGAGATGGGACAGGCATTGAGCCAGATCAAAGAAGGCCAGTTGTGGAGGGGGGGATATTCCACTTGGCAGGAATACTGCGGAAGTGTGGTAGGACACTCTAGATCCTACGTTCACAGGATCATCGACGCGGCTCGAATTGCCGGGATGGTGGGAGATGTGACGTTGCCAGATGGCAACAAGATGTCGCCGCTGTCGGAGGCCCAGGTACGCCCGCTGAACCGAATCAAAAAAGATCCAGAAAGGACCCGTGAGGCGTGGAGAAAAGCGGTCAGGTCGGCGGGCGGACAACCGACTGCCGATCAGGTCGAGGCTGCTGTGGTCGAGGTTCTTCCCAGAGAAAGCCCACAGGAACAGGAGCGTAGCCGCGGGGAGAGGAGAAAATGTGTAGTCAACGAGCTGGAAGAGGCGTTGGCGGATGCTTCACCCGAGGTGAGGGAATTGCTTTCGAGGTTGAAGGGTCTGCTCTGA
- a CDS encoding protein kinase — protein MALKPGDVVRARISGREISVKKRLGEGTQGIAYLVEGPDGQEVVKWYFRAQGTPAQRQAIERLVDRGRPHGKGGERFVWPKDIVTSTDIPDSFGYLMSVIDTSRFVELNAIQAKRHPQPNIPELCKISYNIADSFSDLHLAGFCYRDISLGNLLFDPRSGEALICDNDNVGIDLHSESAILGTPEFMAPEVIRGEATPSTKTDLHSLAVLLFNLWMWHHPFHGVKEYQIRSWDIPAKTKIYGTEPVFIFDPEDGSNRLPNEPGYLTAFKRWKICPPSLKKAFITSFTRGLREPGSRVTEGNWKRIFSSLHDNRLKCPDCTAINLWSEGVHVLQCWNCECEIPVPMRIVVNSGTGKVALLVDEGRKVLARHAHPADEQQPDSVLGEVVRNPNDRSVLGLKNLTERSWIVSFGDDLQKEVPPGRSAPLNASMKLNFGAGAIATIES, from the coding sequence ATGGCACTCAAACCTGGAGACGTCGTTAGAGCCCGTATTTCGGGCCGTGAAATCTCCGTCAAAAAGAGGCTCGGCGAAGGGACGCAGGGCATTGCTTACCTCGTTGAGGGCCCGGATGGACAGGAGGTCGTGAAGTGGTACTTCCGCGCGCAGGGCACTCCCGCACAACGTCAGGCGATTGAGCGACTCGTGGACCGGGGTCGCCCCCACGGCAAAGGAGGCGAGCGGTTCGTCTGGCCGAAGGACATAGTCACCTCGACGGACATTCCGGACTCCTTCGGCTACCTCATGTCGGTGATCGATACCTCCCGATTCGTTGAGTTGAACGCCATCCAGGCAAAGCGACACCCTCAACCGAACATCCCGGAGCTCTGCAAGATCTCCTACAACATTGCGGACAGCTTCAGCGACCTCCATCTGGCCGGCTTCTGCTACAGAGACATCAGTCTCGGAAATCTCTTGTTTGATCCTCGTTCTGGCGAGGCGCTGATTTGCGACAACGACAATGTCGGAATCGATCTCCATTCCGAGAGCGCGATTCTCGGAACTCCGGAGTTTATGGCGCCCGAGGTTATCCGTGGCGAAGCAACTCCGTCGACGAAGACGGATCTGCATTCGCTGGCCGTTCTCCTTTTCAATCTCTGGATGTGGCACCATCCGTTCCATGGCGTTAAGGAGTATCAGATTCGGTCGTGGGACATCCCAGCGAAGACAAAGATCTATGGAACCGAGCCCGTCTTCATTTTCGACCCCGAGGACGGCAGCAACCGCCTGCCAAACGAACCCGGCTATCTGACTGCCTTCAAGAGGTGGAAGATCTGTCCTCCGAGCCTCAAGAAGGCCTTCATCACGAGTTTCACGCGGGGACTACGGGAGCCCGGAAGCCGAGTGACGGAGGGAAACTGGAAACGCATCTTTTCTTCTCTCCACGACAACCGACTGAAGTGTCCTGATTGCACGGCAATCAATCTTTGGTCCGAGGGTGTGCACGTGCTGCAGTGTTGGAACTGTGAATGCGAGATTCCGGTGCCGATGCGCATCGTGGTGAACAGCGGCACCGGAAAGGTGGCCCTCCTCGTGGATGAGGGGCGGAAGGTCCTCGCGCGGCACGCGCACCCCGCCGATGAGCAGCAACCGGATTCAGTGCTTGGTGAAGTCGTCCGCAACCCGAACGATCGGTCAGTTCTGGGCCTCAAGAATCTTACCGAAAGGTCTTGGATTGTATCATTCGGTGACGATCTCCAGAAGGAGGTTCCCCCCGGGAGGTCGGCGCCGCTCAATGCTTCGATGAAGCTGAATTTCGGCGCGGGTGCCATTGCGACCATAGAAAGCTGA
- a CDS encoding WGR domain-containing protein, with protein sequence MNQRTTLYYQEGSSDKVYEVFIEPKDDGCIVRFAYGRRGTTLQTGVKTPEPVSAEDAVKIFDWLVKQKVAKGYRIGESTGGQVSAGCEGEDSGIRCQLLNPVDESEVESLLGDSRWCAQEKYDGRRMLVRKTGTTVTGINRRGLFIPVPAFIAEAALEIPFDFLIDGEAIGDRFHAFDLLEFRNEDLRPVPYIDRLTYMFRWIDTSGGIAMVSTALLSSNKVTLYLQLKKRNAEGVVFKDVRAAYTGGRPASGGSQLKLKFHATASFIVGAVHPKKRSVSLGLIDEMGSVVSAGNVTIPPNHAIPETGTVVEVRFLYAFRESGSVYQPVYLGRRDDIDLKECVTAQLKYKPSTGEDEAA encoded by the coding sequence ATGAACCAACGAACCACATTGTACTATCAGGAAGGCTCATCCGACAAAGTGTATGAAGTCTTCATCGAACCGAAGGACGACGGATGCATCGTTCGTTTTGCCTATGGCCGCAGGGGAACGACCCTGCAAACCGGGGTCAAGACCCCGGAGCCTGTTTCCGCCGAAGATGCCGTGAAGATTTTCGACTGGCTGGTGAAACAGAAGGTCGCCAAGGGCTACCGGATCGGAGAATCCACCGGCGGCCAGGTTTCCGCCGGGTGTGAGGGGGAGGACAGCGGGATCCGCTGCCAGCTCCTCAATCCGGTTGACGAATCCGAGGTTGAAAGCCTTCTCGGTGACTCTCGCTGGTGTGCCCAGGAGAAATACGACGGTCGCCGGATGCTGGTCCGCAAGACCGGCACCACCGTCACCGGGATCAACCGGCGCGGCCTGTTCATTCCGGTTCCTGCTTTCATCGCGGAAGCCGCGCTGGAGATCCCGTTCGATTTCCTGATCGACGGCGAGGCCATCGGGGACAGGTTCCACGCTTTCGATTTGCTGGAGTTCCGCAACGAGGATCTACGCCCTGTCCCGTATATCGACCGGCTGACCTATATGTTCCGTTGGATCGACACCAGCGGCGGCATCGCCATGGTATCAACCGCCCTCCTTTCCTCCAACAAGGTCACGTTGTATCTTCAGTTGAAGAAGCGGAATGCGGAGGGGGTCGTCTTCAAGGACGTCCGCGCGGCCTACACTGGCGGCCGTCCCGCCAGCGGCGGCAGCCAGCTCAAACTGAAGTTCCATGCCACCGCCTCGTTCATCGTCGGAGCGGTGCATCCGAAGAAGCGGAGCGTGAGCCTCGGGTTGATCGACGAGATGGGAAGCGTTGTCTCGGCGGGTAACGTGACAATCCCACCGAACCACGCCATCCCGGAGACGGGAACGGTGGTGGAAGTGAGATTCCTCTATGCCTTCCGTGAAAGCGGATCGGTCTATCAGCCGGTCTATCTGGGCCGAAGGGATGACATCGATCTGAAGGAGTGCGTCACGGCGCAGCTCAAATACAAGCCTTCTACCGGGGAGGACGAAGCGGCGTGA
- a CDS encoding DUF1257 domain-containing protein, with product MSHFTTIKTEVRDLAALADACVEMDLKLIPDTTCRGYAGAVRKADHVIQLKGPYDIAVDPVEGGRYGFSADWWAGHVEAEVGAGYGRLLQSYGVHKTLREARLRGLRTSRQVIEDGTVLLTLQGGAL from the coding sequence ATGTCTCACTTCACCACGATCAAAACCGAAGTCCGCGACCTGGCGGCGCTAGCCGACGCCTGCGTCGAGATGGACCTCAAGCTCATCCCGGACACCACCTGCCGCGGCTATGCCGGGGCGGTCCGCAAGGCAGATCATGTCATCCAGCTCAAGGGTCCGTACGATATTGCCGTCGATCCCGTCGAAGGGGGCCGTTATGGCTTCTCCGCCGATTGGTGGGCTGGCCATGTCGAGGCGGAAGTGGGGGCTGGCTACGGTCGGCTCCTGCAATCCTACGGCGTCCACAAGACCCTGCGGGAAGCTCGTCTCCGTGGTCTTCGCACCTCCCGCCAGGTCATCGAAGACGGCACCGTGCTGCTCACCCTACAAGGAGGTGCCCTGTGA
- a CDS encoding PD-(D/E)XK nuclease family protein: protein MIAPSSTGRFETGLATYAGTFPDHISPTAAKSYLTCSLRFYFERVACLKKPTPKNLHLGKAVHAALQAFHLARWRGGDDSPTTIATAYEEAFLRLEREEGPVNFDDEAEREKSRTDGLRIVAAYLDSPEVLKGKPRAVEVKLTEEIPGLSVPLTGAVDLVEENLIPIDFKSSAAKPDVEHAAFEHEIQLVSYQLLMEAATGESPPSLDLVFLVKTKTPQVIRVKSPPADERRKKRVTAILETAVTGIAEDRFHPQPGMHCSWCQYRRECAVWLPHERVERRAA, encoded by the coding sequence ATGATCGCTCCGTCATCCACCGGGCGGTTCGAAACCGGCCTCGCCACCTATGCAGGGACATTCCCAGATCACATTAGCCCAACTGCAGCGAAGTCTTACCTAACATGTAGTCTTCGATTTTACTTCGAGCGGGTGGCATGCCTGAAGAAGCCGACGCCGAAGAACCTGCACCTGGGCAAGGCGGTCCACGCCGCATTGCAGGCGTTCCACCTCGCCCGCTGGCGGGGTGGGGATGATTCCCCGACAACCATTGCCACCGCCTACGAAGAGGCTTTCCTCCGTCTTGAGCGGGAAGAAGGGCCGGTGAACTTCGACGACGAGGCGGAGCGGGAGAAATCCCGCACCGACGGGCTGCGGATCGTCGCCGCCTACCTCGACAGTCCGGAAGTTCTGAAAGGAAAGCCCCGCGCCGTCGAAGTGAAGTTGACCGAGGAAATCCCCGGCTTGTCCGTCCCGCTCACCGGTGCGGTGGATCTGGTCGAGGAGAACCTCATTCCCATCGACTTCAAATCCTCCGCAGCAAAGCCGGATGTGGAACACGCGGCCTTCGAGCATGAAATCCAGTTGGTGTCCTACCAGCTCCTCATGGAGGCGGCCACGGGCGAGAGCCCTCCGTCGCTGGATTTGGTGTTCCTCGTGAAGACGAAGACGCCGCAGGTGATCCGGGTCAAATCCCCGCCTGCGGATGAACGCCGGAAGAAGCGGGTGACCGCCATTCTGGAAACAGCCGTCACCGGCATCGCGGAGGATCGTTTCCATCCGCAGCCGGGAATGCACTGTAGCTGGTGCCAGTATCGCCGTGAATGCGCGGTCTGGCTGCCGCACGAGCGGGTGGAAAGGAGGGCTGCTTGA
- a CDS encoding DUF2997 domain-containing protein, which produces MNRRILVKVSPTGEITVEAEGFQGKGCTDATKAIEDALGSRAARTLKPEFVRQEASQPLRQQLGHGGEES; this is translated from the coding sequence GTGAACCGCCGCATTCTCGTGAAGGTTTCACCCACGGGTGAAATCACCGTCGAGGCCGAAGGGTTCCAGGGCAAGGGCTGCACCGACGCCACCAAGGCGATCGAGGACGCCCTTGGCTCCCGGGCCGCCCGCACCCTGAAACCCGAGTTCGTCCGGCAGGAGGCCAGCCAGCCTCTCCGCCAGCAACTCGGTCATGGAGGAGAGGAATCATGA